The Streptomyces sp. ALI-76-A nucleotide sequence GCCGTTCGGGCCGGCCAGCTCTCGCCTGCATTCGGCCAGGCGGCGTGAGCGGATCCAGTCGCCGAGGCTGATGCCCGACCCGGACAGCACCGCGTAGAGATGGCGTACGGAGATGCCGTGTGCGGCGGCGATCCGAGCCGCCGACAGATCGGGGTCAGCCAGGTGTACCCGGATGTACTGAGTGATCCGCAGGCTGAGTGTCGCCGCCAACGGGCCTTTGGTAAGGCTGGAGTTTCCGTGCTGGGACGTCAGGACGGCGCGGAGGAGTTCGACGCTGGGCTCCACGACGGTTTCGGCGTGCACACCCTGGTGCAACTCGTCGCTGACGGCCAGTTGGGAGAAATAGGTGAAGGCCAGAGGCGCAATGGGGTTGTCGGGTCCCAGGGTGAGTGAGCTGGTGTCTCGCAACAGCCGGTCCGGGAGCGCGAGCGCCGCGCGGGGGAAGCGCAGGAAATGGTGGTCGACTCCCTCGTCGAAGAGAAGTGTGTAGGGAGCGATCGATTCGTAGACGGCGAATTCCCCCGGTCCCAGTAGACACTCGCGTCCGTTCTGCGCCACCAGGCTGGTGCCCCTCACCTGCAGGCCGAGGAAGACGGCAGGTTCTTCGTCCTCCCGGGCCAGCCGTTCCGTACGACGGATCGTGACCGCCGTCGCCCGCGCCGAACAGATCCTGAGGGGTCCGACGGTGCCGAGTCCTATACGAACGGAGAGGTCCTCAGCGGGAGGACCGTGATCGATGTCGACCGCCACCACGGATTCCCACACCGCGGTGCGGACCACTTCCTCCCGGTCTCGCGGCGGTATGAACGCGGTGTCCAGAACCGGGCTCATCAGGCAGACCTTCGTCTGCATCGGTCATACAGCCAGCCTGACCATACCTCGGCCCGTTCCCCCACAAGTCCCCCCGCGGACAGTTCCCGCCGTCAGCTTGGCAGGATTCGATCTCGCTGCGCAACGGCTTCGACGGGCGCACACAGGGCCCTCACCTGATGCGGCGTCACCTTAAGGCGGTGCACAACTGACAAAGCTCCCTGCACGGATGACAAAGTCCGAGACCCACGATGACCCTAAGGTCCATGAGCGAGGCCAGAGAAAGGGGAGTCACATGCGCGCCATTCGCGCAGGCCGCAGGTTCTGCGCGCACCCCATGTCCCGGCCTCATTCTGCATCAGTCGTCACGGCGACCGGGGGCCCCGCCCTCCTGCAGAATCGGCCATCGCCCGCTCGTGGTCGTCCCGCCGTAGTGACTCGGCGGGCAGCGTTTCAGCAGGTCAGTGTCTGGGACGTCCCGGGGCAATGCCACTACTGGGTCAACTGTGGCCGGACATTGCGCCGGAGCTGCAGTCTCGTTGCGGAGTCGGCTGGTGCGGTCGGTTCCGTTCATCGCACGTCAACGGAGGGGAACAGCATGCGAGCTCTCACGAAGGCACTCGTCAGTGCCACTGCCGTGATCGGGATCGCCGCCGGCGGCCTGGCCACCGCGGGCACGGCCACGGCGGCTCCCGCCTCCGCACAGCAGCAG carries:
- a CDS encoding helix-turn-helix domain-containing protein codes for the protein MSPVLDTAFIPPRDREEVVRTAVWESVVAVDIDHGPPAEDLSVRIGLGTVGPLRICSARATAVTIRRTERLAREDEEPAVFLGLQVRGTSLVAQNGRECLLGPGEFAVYESIAPYTLLFDEGVDHHFLRFPRAALALPDRLLRDTSSLTLGPDNPIAPLAFTYFSQLAVSDELHQGVHAETVVEPSVELLRAVLTSQHGNSSLTKGPLAATLSLRITQYIRVHLADPDLSAARIAAAHGISVRHLYAVLSGSGISLGDWIRSRRLAECRRELAGPNGRLRTIAAIGRRWGFVDATHFSKVFKQAYGLSPRAWRDQNHPRSCA